The following proteins are encoded in a genomic region of Amia ocellicauda isolate fAmiCal2 chromosome 6, fAmiCal2.hap1, whole genome shotgun sequence:
- the LOC136750715 gene encoding uncharacterized protein LOC136750715: protein RSNIFTDLYTKQGSGKNNSKEGHDSDAYRQLLNYITISQMYQGGKLQGSGLGGSWRGNEGKKDTKKHVSNKSLFLDLVRSKSNAIARSPCMPSSVAHLDNQSVAPPGPAASVSKGPRGFFSTTLPIKLKTPDLHAQKSINHLEVKRVKERRSSFSGLDGKLEQSIDSEEFLYLCKRSAQERGVRPSREAHDNQPAGEVEPFKADCRTKHVVREMLNDSLCSSTT from the coding sequence AGGAGTAATATTTTCACTGATCTTTATACGAAGCAGGGATCTGGTAAAAATAATTCCAAAGAAGGGCATGACAGTGATGCTTATAGGCAGTTGCTGAATTATATAACTATATCTCAGATGTATCAGGGTGGCAAGTTACAGGGTTCAGGCTTAGGGGGCAGCTGGAGGGGTAACGAGGGCAAGAAAGACACCAAGAAGCATGTGAGTAATAAGTCATTGTTTCTAGACCTTGTTAGGAGTAAAAGTAACGCCATTGCAAGATCTCCCTGCATGCCATCGTCCGTTGCACACCTTGACAACCAAAGTGTAGCGCCGCCTGGTCCGGCTGCCTCAGTAAGTAAAGGTCCCAGAGGTTTCTTCTCCACTACCTTACCCATTAAGTTGAAGACTCCTGATTTGCATGCTCAGAAATCCATAAACCATCTCGAAGTAAAGCGTGttaaggaaaggagaagctCGTTTTCCGGTCTTGACGGCAAATTAGAACAGAGTATTGATTCCGAAGAGTTTCTGTATCTGTGTAAGAGGAGTGCCCAAGAGAGAGGCGTCAGACCCTCCAGAGAGGCTCATGACAACCAGCCTGCTGGTGAGGTTGAACCGTTCAAGGCTGACTGTAGAACTAAGCATGTTGTCAGGGAGATGCTTAACGATTCTCTCTGTTCTTCTACTACC